A single genomic interval of Zunongwangia sp. HGR-M22 harbors:
- a CDS encoding metal-dependent transcriptional regulator, which translates to MTLSEENYLKSIYHLQKKYVRGVSTNALAEEMETKASSVTDMVKKLSEKELVNYKKYQGVKLSEKGEHIAIQVIRKHRLWEYFLVEKLQFNWDEVHDIAEQLEHIKSDELIDKLDKFLEFPKRDPHGDPIPDAEGNFVNLEKKILAEFDQGEQGVCVGVKDSSAAFLQYLDRNKIKLGKTISILEKEQFDGSMILQINSKELTISKVAANNIYLKPAKVE; encoded by the coding sequence ATGACGCTTTCCGAAGAAAACTATCTAAAATCGATTTATCACTTACAGAAAAAATATGTTCGTGGTGTAAGTACTAATGCGCTCGCAGAAGAAATGGAGACCAAAGCTTCATCGGTAACCGATATGGTGAAGAAACTTTCAGAAAAAGAACTGGTAAATTATAAAAAGTATCAGGGCGTAAAGCTTAGCGAGAAAGGAGAGCATATTGCCATTCAGGTGATTCGTAAACATCGATTGTGGGAGTATTTTTTGGTGGAAAAGCTTCAGTTTAACTGGGATGAGGTGCACGACATTGCCGAGCAATTAGAACATATTAAATCTGATGAACTAATAGATAAACTGGATAAATTTTTAGAATTTCCTAAACGCGATCCTCACGGAGATCCAATTCCCGACGCCGAAGGTAATTTTGTGAATCTGGAGAAGAAAATTTTAGCTGAATTCGATCAGGGTGAACAAGGCGTATGTGTAGGCGTAAAAGATTCTTCCGCAGCTTTTCTTCAGTATTTAGATCGTAATAAAATTAAATTGGGCAAAACTATAAGCATTCTTGAAAAGGAACAGTTTGATGGTTCTATGATACTACAGATAAACAGTAAGGAGCTTACCATATCTAAAGTGGCAGCGAATAATATTTATCTAAAACCGGCCAAAGTTGAGTAA
- a CDS encoding TonB-dependent receptor — protein MKILKLLLFIFPVILQAQQEIEITGKVVSNGRPVPFANILVVGKEQGTSADREGNFSLSISEKTSLKFQAIGYKTKIIKITPEIIQNQPSIIQLEEDQLGLDQIVVSATRNRVNIKEAPVIVNVLSPKLFNATQSISVAESLNFQPGVRVETNCQNCGFTQVRLNGLDGSYTQVLINSRAVFSALNSVYGLEQIPTSILDRIEVVRSGGSALYGSNAIAGTVNIITKDPVLNSWQFSSNLGLIDGKTPDRTLNLNASVVSEDLNNGITVFGMKRDRDSYDANGDGFTEITELTNTSLGAKAFLKPNEKSKITLDITALEEYRRGGNKLDLAPHLTDITEELDHNTVIGGITYDIRNEDGSNNFSIYTSAQHTDRKSFYGGLGGGRTRQDSISAANAYGNTKDLALLVGGQFTRNFKNNDNILTVGTEYNLSNTEDNIPGYNCYIDQKVNSIGTFAQYEWKPSQKFTALIGGRLDYVNVDGSYTIQNINRNSEIDQTVLSPRLTLRYKLSDDWQFRGGYARGFRAPQAFNEDLHVSSVGGEPQFVILSNDLETEYSNAYTASINYSNNFNKLQTNFLLEGFYTDLENPFTTISTGASLPNGSILEEVRNGSGAYVSGTNIEIGISPSSKLSFQMGGTIQNSRYKENQVLFESDGNTPNESDIVISEFVRNPNVYGYLNTNVSIFEETSLDITGTYTGSMTVPHVISDSGFLELNESDSFYDINLKVTHHIDITENFQMNVYGGVQNIFNEYQDDFDTGAARDSDYIYGPAQPRTFYFGIKFGNLHNL, from the coding sequence ATGAAGATTTTAAAACTGTTACTATTTATTTTTCCGGTGATTTTACAAGCCCAGCAAGAGATTGAGATTACCGGAAAAGTAGTAAGTAACGGTCGTCCTGTACCTTTCGCAAATATTTTAGTAGTAGGAAAAGAGCAGGGTACTTCAGCCGATCGTGAAGGCAACTTCAGTTTAAGCATTTCAGAAAAAACATCTCTAAAGTTTCAGGCCATTGGTTATAAAACAAAAATCATAAAAATCACACCTGAAATTATACAAAATCAGCCTTCAATTATTCAGCTTGAAGAAGACCAATTAGGTTTAGATCAAATTGTAGTAAGCGCCACCAGAAATAGAGTGAACATCAAAGAAGCTCCCGTAATTGTAAATGTTCTAAGTCCAAAACTATTTAATGCCACCCAATCCATTTCGGTTGCAGAAAGTTTAAATTTTCAACCCGGTGTTCGAGTGGAAACCAATTGCCAAAACTGCGGCTTTACTCAGGTTCGATTAAATGGACTTGACGGAAGTTATACTCAGGTTTTAATTAATAGTCGAGCCGTATTTTCAGCATTAAACAGCGTGTATGGGTTAGAGCAAATTCCGACTTCTATTTTAGATCGGATAGAAGTGGTTCGAAGTGGTGGCTCTGCATTGTATGGTTCTAACGCCATCGCAGGAACGGTAAATATTATAACCAAAGATCCTGTGCTGAATTCATGGCAATTTTCTTCTAATCTTGGTTTGATCGACGGAAAAACTCCAGACCGAACATTAAATCTAAATGCATCGGTAGTGAGTGAAGATTTAAACAATGGTATCACAGTTTTCGGAATGAAACGCGACCGCGATAGTTACGATGCCAACGGCGATGGATTTACTGAAATAACCGAACTCACCAACACCAGCTTAGGCGCTAAAGCTTTTTTAAAACCAAACGAAAAAAGTAAGATAACCTTAGATATTACCGCTTTAGAAGAATATCGCCGTGGCGGAAACAAATTAGATTTAGCTCCGCATCTTACTGATATTACTGAAGAATTAGACCATAATACCGTAATTGGCGGAATTACCTATGACATTAGGAATGAAGATGGCAGCAACAATTTTTCAATATACACTTCTGCCCAGCATACCGATCGAAAAAGCTTTTATGGCGGTTTGGGTGGGGGGCGTACTCGACAGGATTCGATTAGCGCTGCCAATGCCTACGGGAATACGAAGGATTTAGCGCTATTAGTGGGTGGGCAATTCACTCGAAACTTTAAAAATAATGATAATATTTTAACCGTCGGAACCGAATATAACCTAAGCAATACCGAAGACAATATTCCCGGTTACAATTGCTATATCGATCAAAAAGTGAATTCAATCGGAACTTTTGCTCAGTACGAATGGAAACCCTCACAAAAATTTACGGCACTTATTGGTGGCCGGTTAGATTATGTAAATGTTGATGGAAGTTATACTATCCAAAATATCAATCGAAATTCAGAAATCGATCAAACTGTTTTAAGTCCGCGTTTAACCTTACGCTATAAGCTATCTGACGATTGGCAGTTTAGAGGAGGTTATGCTCGCGGTTTTAGAGCTCCGCAAGCCTTTAACGAAGATCTTCATGTTTCCTCTGTAGGAGGCGAACCACAATTTGTTATTTTATCGAACGATTTAGAAACCGAATACTCTAACGCCTACACTGCTTCGATAAACTATTCCAATAATTTTAATAAACTGCAAACCAATTTCTTGTTAGAAGGCTTTTATACCGATCTTGAAAATCCGTTTACTACAATAAGTACCGGTGCCAGTTTACCAAATGGTTCTATTTTAGAAGAAGTAAGAAATGGTAGCGGCGCCTATGTAAGCGGAACGAATATTGAAATTGGCATTTCTCCTTCTTCAAAATTAAGTTTTCAGATGGGCGGAACTATTCAGAATTCCAGATATAAAGAAAATCAGGTTTTATTTGAAAGTGACGGAAACACCCCAAATGAAAGTGATATTGTTATTTCTGAATTTGTGCGTAATCCAAATGTATATGGGTATTTAAATACTAATGTATCTATTTTTGAAGAAACAAGTCTCGACATTACCGGAACCTACACCGGATCGATGACGGTACCACACGTAATTAGCGACTCCGGTTTTCTAGAACTTAACGAAAGTGATTCTTTTTACGATATTAATCTAAAAGTAACCCATCATATCGATATTACTGAAAATTTTCAGATGAATGTTTATGGCGGAGTTCAGAATATATTTAATGAGTATCAAGACGATTTTGATACAGGCGCGGCTCGAGATTCCGATTATATTTACGGCCCAGCACAACCCCGAACTTTTTACTTCGGAATAAAGTTTGGAAACCTGCATAATTTATAG
- a CDS encoding thioredoxin family protein encodes MTKNFQILILFLALPLLGRSQENDKINWLDFEQLEGSLSVKPKKTFIYFYADWCVYCKKMDRNAFKNPEIITKLNSEFYAVKMNAESTDTITFEGQIFYNQQAETQRNGIHQIPLLLASREKSELSLPAILILDEKFRVLHREFNYLATEKMLELLSHN; translated from the coding sequence ATGACTAAAAATTTTCAAATTTTAATCTTATTCCTAGCTCTTCCCTTACTAGGGCGTAGTCAGGAAAACGATAAAATAAACTGGCTGGATTTTGAGCAATTAGAAGGTTCTCTTAGCGTAAAACCTAAGAAAACCTTTATCTATTTTTATGCAGATTGGTGCGTGTATTGCAAAAAAATGGATCGAAATGCTTTTAAAAACCCTGAAATTATTACAAAATTGAATTCAGAATTCTATGCCGTAAAAATGAACGCGGAAAGCACCGATACGATCACTTTTGAAGGTCAGATATTTTACAATCAACAAGCCGAAACACAACGGAATGGCATTCATCAGATTCCGTTGCTCTTGGCAAGCAGGGAAAAGAGTGAACTTAGCTTACCAGCAATATTAATTTTGGACGAAAAATTTAGGGTTCTACATCGCGAATTTAATTATTTAGCGACTGAAAAAATGTTGGAGTTGCTTAGTCATAATTAA